The Candidatus Cloacimonas sp. genome contains a region encoding:
- the dnaX gene encoding DNA polymerase III subunit gamma/tau, producing MSYIVLARKYRPQNFKEVYAQEHITEILQSAIATNRIAHAYLFTGPRGVGKTSLARILAKSLNCVNGPTTTPCNVCSNCLEITAGTSPDVIEIDGASNTGVDDIRELQRELLYPASGSKYKIYIIDEVHMLSKSAFNALLKTLEEPPDNVIFIFATTEPQKVLPTIISRCQRYDFKRIPINSIVQRLQEISTWEGIKIDSESLYLIARKADGGMRDALSLMDQAISYCLDNITIDKVRQIFGLIPNQIYQRFLSLIYEKNAQSLINELHLIFEQGIDLQEFISGMQDFVRIIILRKLQVQIKDINPDEQKMFDELSELFGQNKLMYILSYLIACKTDLRSSNNPYLILEALMIKLCKLDEMENITALLGKINLNTFAQPGPSAPPTTAKSIQSSYPTVSSEVPLHEEATVAKMQFNQENLEQLWQRIITRAKKISQMCALAMEATKARKAEGRKLYLTLESNTNYRCLKNNQAALENSISELFEEPIVLSLQLQEIEPPTKVNIQHKTLEDIKQENPDLAKFIDLTDSVLVRSQ from the coding sequence ATGAGTTACATTGTTTTAGCAAGAAAATACCGACCCCAAAACTTTAAGGAAGTTTACGCTCAAGAGCATATAACCGAAATCCTGCAAAGTGCTATTGCTACAAATAGAATAGCGCATGCATATTTATTTACAGGACCCCGCGGCGTAGGGAAGACCTCTCTGGCAAGAATTTTAGCGAAAAGTTTGAACTGTGTGAACGGACCAACAACTACCCCTTGTAATGTATGTTCCAATTGTTTGGAAATAACTGCAGGGACTTCACCTGATGTGATAGAAATAGATGGTGCTTCCAATACGGGAGTAGATGACATTCGTGAATTACAACGAGAACTTCTTTATCCTGCAAGTGGCTCAAAATATAAGATATACATCATTGATGAAGTGCACATGCTTTCCAAAAGTGCCTTTAATGCGTTATTAAAGACCCTGGAAGAACCACCGGATAATGTTATCTTCATTTTTGCTACAACAGAGCCCCAAAAGGTTTTGCCAACTATTATTTCCCGCTGTCAGCGATATGATTTTAAACGCATTCCCATTAATTCCATAGTGCAGCGTTTGCAGGAAATAAGCACTTGGGAAGGAATAAAAATTGATTCTGAATCGCTGTATTTAATAGCCCGTAAAGCGGATGGCGGGATGCGGGATGCCCTTTCCCTGATGGATCAGGCAATCTCTTATTGTTTGGATAATATAACGATAGATAAAGTCCGCCAGATTTTTGGTCTTATACCTAATCAGATATATCAGCGTTTTCTCTCCTTAATTTACGAAAAAAACGCCCAGTCGCTGATCAATGAATTACACTTGATTTTTGAACAGGGAATTGACTTGCAGGAATTTATCTCAGGTATGCAGGATTTTGTCCGGATCATTATTTTACGCAAATTACAGGTGCAAATTAAAGATATTAATCCCGATGAACAAAAAATGTTTGATGAGCTATCAGAACTCTTCGGGCAAAATAAACTGATGTATATTCTATCCTATCTTATTGCCTGTAAAACAGATTTGCGAAGCAGTAACAATCCCTATTTAATTTTAGAAGCTCTGATGATTAAACTTTGTAAACTGGATGAAATGGAAAATATTACTGCTCTGCTGGGTAAGATTAATTTGAATACTTTTGCTCAACCTGGACCAAGCGCTCCTCCAACAACCGCCAAATCAATTCAAAGCAGTTATCCAACGGTTTCTTCGGAAGTTCCTTTGCACGAAGAAGCTACTGTTGCTAAAATGCAATTTAACCAGGAAAATCTGGAACAGCTTTGGCAGCGAATTATTACCCGGGCTAAAAAGATCAGTCAAATGTGCGCTCTGGCAATGGAAGCAACTAAAGCCAGAAAAGCAGAAGGCAGAAAGCTATATTTAACCTTGGAAAGTAATACTAATTATCGCTGTTTGAAAAACAACCAGGCAGCCCTGGAAAATTCAATTTCCGAATTATTTGAGGAACCGATTGTTCTTTCTTTGCAGCTGCAGGAAATAGAGCCCCCAACCAAAGTGAATATTCAGCATAAGACCCTGGAAGATATAAAACAGGAAAATCCCGATCTTGCCAAATTTATAGACCTCACCGATTCCGTGCTGGTTAGAAGTCAATGA
- a CDS encoding 6-phosphofructokinase — translation MKLEGKVVIAQGGGPTAVINQSLVGVTLEARKFTQVTRVYGALYGVQGIVNEDFVDLTQETTHNLEQVADTPSSALLSTRDKPDEKYCMEIFKVLKAHDARYFFYIGGNDSADTVHIVNEQATKADYEFRAIHIPKTIDNDLVLNDHTPGFGSAARFVASAFTGVNLDNRALPGVYIGVVMGRNAGFLTAASVMAQKYPDDGPHLIYLPEKPFHREDFLNDVKRIYDLYGRCVIAVSEGITDEKGVPIVTKLSGNQEKDAHGNVQLSGTGVLGDLLCELVRTKLKIKRVRSDTFGYLQRSFIGCVSDVDQREAREVGERAAHYAIWYNMDGSISIQRTGFYSVNYQLENLSDIAGKTRIMPDDFINEAGNGVTDDFKYYVRPLLGSGFPVAHRLRAPKVPKLLEDK, via the coding sequence ATGAAGCTGGAAGGGAAAGTTGTTATAGCTCAAGGCGGAGGTCCTACTGCCGTAATTAATCAATCGCTGGTAGGAGTTACCCTGGAAGCCAGAAAGTTTACTCAGGTTACCCGTGTTTATGGAGCTCTTTATGGTGTGCAGGGAATTGTTAACGAGGACTTTGTAGATTTAACTCAGGAAACCACTCACAATTTGGAACAGGTGGCAGATACACCTTCTTCCGCATTACTTTCTACCAGGGATAAACCTGACGAAAAGTATTGTATGGAAATTTTTAAAGTGCTCAAAGCGCATGATGCCAGATATTTTTTCTATATTGGAGGCAATGATTCCGCTGATACCGTTCACATTGTAAATGAGCAGGCAACTAAAGCTGACTATGAATTTCGGGCTATCCATATTCCTAAAACCATTGATAACGATTTGGTTTTAAATGACCATACTCCAGGATTTGGTTCTGCCGCAAGATTTGTTGCCAGTGCTTTTACCGGTGTCAATTTGGATAATCGTGCATTGCCCGGTGTTTATATTGGTGTGGTTATGGGTCGTAATGCCGGTTTTTTAACGGCTGCTTCCGTGATGGCACAAAAATATCCTGATGACGGACCGCATCTAATTTATTTACCTGAAAAACCTTTTCACCGGGAAGATTTCTTAAACGATGTGAAACGCATTTATGATCTTTACGGAAGATGTGTAATAGCTGTTTCCGAAGGTATTACAGATGAAAAGGGAGTGCCTATCGTAACCAAACTTTCAGGTAATCAGGAAAAAGATGCCCATGGCAATGTTCAGCTCTCTGGAACAGGAGTTCTGGGCGATTTACTATGTGAGCTTGTTCGCACCAAACTTAAAATCAAAAGAGTGCGCAGCGATACTTTTGGCTATTTACAAAGGTCTTTTATCGGTTGCGTTAGCGATGTAGATCAACGCGAAGCCCGCGAAGTTGGTGAAAGAGCCGCTCATTATGCTATCTGGTATAATATGGATGGTTCCATTTCCATTCAAAGAACCGGTTTTTACTCTGTGAATTACCAGCTGGAAAATCTTTCAGATATTGCAGGAAAAACCAGAATTATGCCGGACGACTTTATTAATGAAGCAGGTAATGGGGTTACGGATGATTTTAAATATTATGTTAGACCGCTGCTTGGTTCAGGTTTTCCTGTAGCTCATCGTTTGCGCGCACCCAAAGTTCCTAAATTGCTGGAAGATAAATAG
- the gdhA gene encoding NADP-specific glutamate dehydrogenase yields MTINDFMAKVEARNSGEPEFLQAVKEVVETVWDVYINNPRFVKANILERIVEPERAIIFRVPWVDDKGEVQVNRGFRVQFNSAIGPYKGGLRFHPSVNLSIMKFLGFEQIFKNSLTTLPMGGGKGGSDFDARGKSDAEIMRFCQSFMTELFRHIGPNTDVPAGDIGVGAREIGYLFGMYKKLRNEFTGVLTGKGLNWGGSLVRPEATGYGVVYFTEEMLKTKGETIKGKRVALSGFGNVAWGAAQKVNHLGGKVVTISGPDGYILDEEGISDDKIDYMLELRASNNDRVKDYVDVYPNAKFFANRRPWEVKVDVAIPCAIQNELDANDAKTLVANGVMCVTEAANMPCTPEAVEIFQKAKILYAPGKAANAGGVATSGLEMTQNSMRLNWSREEVDQKLHGIMQNIHNACVESGKEADGYVNYVKGANIAGFLKVANAMCDQGIV; encoded by the coding sequence ATGACCATCAATGATTTTATGGCAAAAGTGGAAGCCCGAAATTCAGGAGAACCTGAATTCTTACAGGCAGTTAAAGAAGTTGTAGAAACAGTTTGGGATGTTTATATCAACAACCCTCGTTTCGTAAAAGCAAATATCCTGGAGCGTATTGTAGAGCCCGAGCGCGCAATAATTTTCCGCGTCCCTTGGGTTGATGACAAAGGCGAAGTGCAAGTAAATCGTGGTTTCCGTGTTCAATTTAACAGTGCAATCGGACCCTATAAAGGTGGATTGCGTTTTCACCCCAGTGTGAATCTTTCAATTATGAAATTTCTGGGTTTTGAACAAATCTTTAAAAATAGCTTAACTACGCTTCCTATGGGTGGAGGTAAAGGTGGCAGTGATTTTGACGCCCGCGGAAAAAGTGATGCCGAAATTATGCGTTTCTGCCAGTCCTTTATGACAGAACTCTTTCGTCACATCGGTCCCAATACAGATGTTCCGGCTGGAGATATTGGTGTTGGAGCTCGTGAAATTGGTTATCTTTTTGGAATGTATAAGAAACTCCGGAACGAATTTACCGGTGTGCTCACAGGTAAAGGTCTTAATTGGGGTGGAAGTTTAGTCCGTCCTGAAGCAACGGGTTATGGAGTTGTTTATTTCACTGAAGAAATGCTAAAAACCAAGGGTGAAACAATTAAAGGAAAGAGAGTTGCCCTTTCCGGTTTTGGCAATGTTGCCTGGGGCGCTGCCCAAAAAGTAAATCACTTGGGTGGAAAAGTAGTTACTATTTCCGGTCCGGATGGTTATATTTTAGATGAAGAAGGTATCAGCGATGATAAAATTGATTATATGCTTGAGCTGCGCGCTTCTAATAACGATCGGGTAAAGGACTATGTTGATGTATATCCCAATGCCAAGTTTTTTGCCAATAGAAGACCTTGGGAAGTAAAAGTTGATGTTGCTATCCCCTGTGCAATCCAAAACGAACTTGATGCTAATGATGCTAAAACATTAGTAGCAAATGGTGTGATGTGTGTTACGGAAGCTGCCAATATGCCTTGTACCCCTGAAGCAGTGGAAATTTTCCAGAAAGCGAAAATTTTGTATGCCCCGGGTAAAGCGGCAAATGCAGGTGGAGTAGCTACCAGCGGACTGGAAATGACTCAAAATTCAATGCGTCTTAATTGGAGCAGAGAAGAAGTGGATCAAAAACTTCACGGAATTATGCAAAATATCCATAATGCCTGTGTGGAAAGCGGTAAAGAAGCAGATGGTTATGTTAATTATGTTAAAGGTGCCAATATTGCCGGCTTCTTGAAAGTTGCCAATGCAATGTGTGACCAAGGTATAGTGTAA
- a CDS encoding FAD-dependent oxidoreductase, with the protein MSKYLIVGGVAGGATTAARLRRLDEKAEIIMFERYSNISYANCGLPYYIGGVIKERDRLFVQTPESFKARLNVDVRINQEVIAINRKEKTVTVKRADGSQYNENYDKLVLSPGAEPLIPPLPGISDSAIFTLRNVSDTDKIKEYIESHKVQHCVIIGAGFIGLEMAENLHNLGMKVTLVEMAEQVMTPLDYEMAAIVHQHLKTKEVEFYLQDGVSSFSRNDGSLQVHLQSGRTLNADMVLLSIGVRPDSKLAEAAGLELGINKGIRVNSYLQTSDPDIYALGDAIAYPNPITKMESLTYLAGPANKQARIVADNIVKGNSRKYKGSIGTAIAKVFDITVGSTGVSEKVLKDAGIDYISSIIHTSSHAGYYPDALPITIKIVFNPKDGKLLGAQIVGFDGVDKRTDMLAHILKHNETIYEIQEIEHSYAPPFSSAKDAVNIAGMVADNIINGLVKIIHWDDLSSLDKNDTVIIDVRTPDETALGTITGSINIPLDDLRLRLKEIPENKQVVVFCGTGLRSYFAARILMQNGFENVYNLSGGYLTYEYATQKQSNEDIFADDYIGKDDDIYKGKEEKMDRDIKTITADACGLQCPGPIMRLKNEMDKLAEGDILEISASDPGFAKDVPAWCKMTGNTLLEVKTEGKIIIARIQKGGGEKTSKGLENGNNKTIIVFSDALDRALAAFVIANGAASTGKQVTMFFTFWGLNVIKKSNPPKQQKDMMAKMFGIMLPRSSQKLSLSKINFGGLGSVLMRKRMKAKNVDSLESMMMQAKKAGVKMIACQMSMDIMGVEPGELIEGVEVGGVASYLAEAEQSNVNLFI; encoded by the coding sequence ATGTCCAAATATTTGATTGTCGGTGGTGTTGCCGGTGGAGCAACAACTGCAGCTCGTTTAAGGCGCTTGGATGAAAAAGCGGAAATTATTATGTTTGAGCGCTATAGCAATATATCCTATGCAAATTGTGGTTTGCCATACTATATTGGGGGCGTAATTAAAGAAAGGGATCGGCTGTTTGTTCAGACGCCTGAAAGCTTTAAAGCTCGACTAAATGTAGATGTTCGCATCAACCAAGAAGTTATTGCTATCAATAGAAAGGAAAAAACGGTTACGGTAAAAAGAGCAGATGGTAGCCAATATAATGAGAATTATGATAAACTGGTTCTATCACCTGGCGCTGAACCTTTAATTCCTCCCCTACCTGGAATATCAGATAGCGCTATTTTTACTCTGCGAAATGTTTCTGATACTGATAAAATTAAGGAATACATTGAAAGCCATAAAGTTCAGCATTGCGTTATTATTGGCGCAGGTTTTATAGGATTGGAAATGGCGGAAAATTTACATAATTTGGGGATGAAAGTAACTTTGGTAGAAATGGCGGAACAGGTTATGACCCCTTTGGATTATGAAATGGCGGCTATTGTCCATCAACACTTAAAAACGAAAGAAGTGGAATTTTACCTTCAAGACGGTGTCTCATCCTTTAGTAGAAATGATGGTAGTTTACAAGTCCATTTACAGAGCGGGCGAACACTAAATGCAGATATGGTATTATTGTCCATTGGAGTTCGTCCTGATAGTAAACTGGCAGAAGCAGCCGGTTTGGAATTAGGAATAAACAAAGGGATAAGAGTAAATTCCTATCTGCAAACCAGTGATCCTGATATTTATGCTTTGGGGGATGCAATAGCATATCCCAATCCGATTACTAAAATGGAGAGCTTAACCTATCTCGCGGGACCTGCCAATAAACAGGCACGCATTGTGGCTGATAATATCGTTAAAGGTAACAGCCGAAAATATAAAGGTAGTATTGGAACTGCCATTGCCAAAGTTTTTGATATTACTGTCGGTTCAACCGGTGTATCGGAAAAAGTTCTGAAAGATGCAGGAATAGATTATATCTCTTCCATTATACATACTTCTTCTCATGCAGGTTACTACCCTGATGCCCTGCCCATAACAATAAAGATTGTTTTTAACCCTAAAGATGGAAAACTGTTGGGTGCACAAATTGTAGGTTTTGACGGCGTAGATAAAAGGACAGATATGTTGGCTCATATATTGAAACATAACGAAACCATCTATGAAATTCAAGAAATTGAACATAGTTATGCTCCTCCTTTTTCCAGCGCCAAGGATGCTGTAAACATTGCCGGAATGGTTGCTGATAATATTATCAACGGATTAGTAAAGATTATTCACTGGGATGATTTGAGTTCCTTGGATAAAAATGATACCGTTATCATTGATGTGCGAACTCCTGATGAAACTGCTTTAGGAACAATAACAGGAAGTATAAACATCCCTTTGGATGATTTACGGCTAAGGTTGAAGGAAATACCTGAAAATAAACAAGTAGTAGTTTTCTGCGGAACCGGTCTGCGTTCTTATTTTGCCGCGCGCATTTTAATGCAAAACGGATTTGAGAATGTTTATAATCTCTCCGGAGGATATCTTACTTATGAATACGCTACTCAGAAACAAAGTAATGAGGATATCTTTGCGGATGATTATATTGGTAAAGACGATGATATCTATAAAGGCAAGGAAGAAAAAATGGATAGAGATATAAAGACAATAACTGCAGATGCTTGCGGTTTACAATGTCCAGGACCAATTATGCGTTTAAAAAACGAAATGGATAAATTGGCGGAAGGCGATATTTTGGAAATTTCTGCCAGCGACCCTGGATTTGCCAAAGATGTGCCTGCCTGGTGCAAAATGACTGGAAACACTCTTTTGGAAGTGAAAACGGAAGGTAAAATAATAATTGCAAGAATTCAAAAAGGGGGTGGCGAAAAAACATCCAAGGGTTTGGAAAATGGAAATAATAAAACCATAATTGTCTTCAGCGATGCTTTGGATAGAGCTTTAGCTGCTTTCGTAATTGCCAACGGAGCTGCTTCAACAGGAAAACAGGTTACGATGTTCTTCACTTTTTGGGGCTTAAATGTTATCAAAAAATCCAATCCCCCAAAACAGCAAAAAGATATGATGGCAAAAATGTTCGGTATTATGCTACCCCGATCTTCTCAAAAACTGAGTTTATCTAAAATCAACTTTGGAGGATTAGGTTCAGTTTTAATGCGAAAAAGAATGAAAGCTAAAAATGTGGACTCCCTGGAATCTATGATGATGCAAGCTAAAAAAGCAGGAGTAAAAATGATTGCTTGCCAAATGAGTATGGATATAATGGGGGTTGAACCAGGTGAATTGATTGAGGGTGTTGAGGTTGGAGGAGTTGCTTCCTACCTTGCGGAAGCGGAACAATCAAATGTAAATCTGTTTATTTGA
- a CDS encoding response regulator transcription factor: MEAKGKKIFVVEDEKDILELIRMKLEGAGFVTKGFKTALPMLNLLKIEHPDLIILDLMLPDLDGMEVCLRIKKDKTTSAIPIVMLTARTDLEDKIKGLEYGADDYVTKPFESRELIARIKAILRRSEWENGKNVLSITEDFIIDFNHYEVWIKGKRIDLTLTEFKILQLLTKRPGWVYNRSQILDYLWGNDKIVIERTIDVHIRNLREKLGDYAYLIRNIRGVGYQFFCEEENDREEE, encoded by the coding sequence ATGGAAGCAAAAGGTAAAAAAATATTCGTGGTTGAGGATGAAAAAGACATTCTGGAACTCATCAGAATGAAATTGGAAGGCGCAGGATTTGTTACGAAAGGTTTTAAAACAGCCCTGCCGATGCTCAATTTGCTCAAAATTGAACATCCTGACCTTATTATTCTGGATTTGATGTTGCCGGATTTAGACGGTATGGAAGTTTGTTTGCGAATAAAAAAAGATAAAACAACCTCCGCAATTCCTATTGTGATGTTAACGGCAAGAACAGACCTGGAAGATAAAATTAAGGGTTTGGAATACGGAGCCGATGATTATGTAACCAAACCTTTTGAGAGCAGAGAACTTATTGCCAGAATTAAAGCAATTTTGCGTCGGAGTGAGTGGGAAAACGGCAAAAATGTGTTATCCATTACCGAAGATTTCATTATAGATTTTAATCATTATGAGGTTTGGATTAAAGGAAAGCGGATAGACCTTACTTTAACGGAATTTAAAATCCTGCAGCTGCTTACTAAAAGACCCGGATGGGTTTATAACCGCAGTCAGATTTTAGATTATCTTTGGGGGAATGATAAGATCGTAATTGAGCGCACCATAGATGTTCACATTCGTAATTTAAGAGAAAAACTGGGTGATTATGCTTATTTGATTAGAAACATCAGAGGTGTGGGTTATCAATTTTTCTGTGAGGAAGAAAATGACAGGGAAGAAGAATAG
- a CDS encoding ATP-binding protein, with protein sequence MIRILHQQFKQISQTAEQIATGNHSLRIPALKTKEFCALSKDLNSMLDILDKTIYHLAIHREELRLVLSSIDDVLWSQSSEGKLEWANEPFQELFGNIGKKDSVFYTEVIRDPYLLSIIKDCGSGKDKLMKEVVMDGHNYLLSGSHNDQAKRCIFILQNIDEIKQAEQMKKDFIVNLAHELRTPLTAISGFAEAMEDSINDTNARYLKIIQNHTQRLIHLISDLEQLIRLERTDAIELQVINLATFFANIAFILSPMVEEKGLYLKIELDDNLPRLVCDPFKLEQVFINLVQNSLRYTTTGGITIRCKLADKEANFEVSDTGMGIDNIHLPRIFERFYVADPARNKTQSGTGLGLAIVKHIVQLHKGRITVQSEPGKGTIFSILLPLTQPNQLDNND encoded by the coding sequence ATGATTCGCATCCTGCATCAGCAATTTAAGCAAATATCGCAAACCGCAGAGCAAATTGCGACGGGAAACCACTCTTTACGCATTCCCGCATTGAAGACAAAAGAATTTTGTGCTTTGAGCAAAGACCTGAATTCTATGCTGGATATATTGGACAAAACAATTTACCATTTAGCTATCCACCGTGAAGAATTGCGTTTAGTGCTTAGTTCCATTGATGATGTTTTGTGGTCTCAAAGTTCAGAAGGCAAACTGGAATGGGCAAATGAGCCCTTTCAAGAACTTTTTGGTAATATTGGAAAAAAGGATAGTGTATTCTATACTGAAGTAATCAGAGACCCCTATTTGCTATCTATTATCAAGGATTGCGGAAGTGGCAAAGACAAGCTGATGAAAGAAGTGGTTATGGATGGTCATAATTATTTGCTTTCCGGTTCGCATAATGACCAGGCAAAACGCTGTATTTTCATTCTTCAAAATATTGATGAAATTAAGCAAGCAGAGCAGATGAAGAAGGATTTTATTGTTAATCTGGCTCACGAACTGAGAACCCCCTTAACTGCTATCAGCGGTTTCGCGGAAGCTATGGAAGATAGTATTAATGATACAAACGCAAGATACTTAAAAATAATCCAAAATCACACTCAGCGCCTAATTCATCTAATTAGCGATTTGGAACAGCTGATTCGCCTGGAAAGAACCGATGCCATTGAACTTCAAGTAATTAACTTAGCCACCTTTTTTGCTAATATTGCCTTTATCCTCAGCCCGATGGTAGAAGAAAAGGGACTTTATCTCAAAATAGAACTGGATGATAATTTACCCCGCCTTGTTTGTGATCCCTTTAAATTGGAACAGGTATTCATCAATTTAGTCCAAAATTCTTTGCGTTACACTACTACAGGAGGAATTACAATCCGCTGTAAATTAGCTGATAAAGAAGCAAATTTTGAGGTCTCGGACACCGGTATGGGCATTGATAATATTCATTTACCGCGTATCTTTGAACGATTCTATGTAGCAGATCCTGCCAGAAATAAAACCCAAAGCGGAACTGGACTGGGTTTAGCAATTGTAAAACACATCGTTCAATTACATAAAGGCAGAATAACTGTCCAAAGTGAACCCGGAAAAGGCACTATTTTTAGTATCTTATTACCTTTAACACAACCCAACCAACTGGATAATAATGATTGA
- a CDS encoding sigma-70 family RNA polymerase sigma factor, producing MIDLTPDELIERYDNFAYSIAKLYRNKGLDWEDLKQESLLGLLKAGKHFLPEKDVQFTTYATYWIKKQIIEALKKTSSPIEEDFNENITKANGTSEAANLSTKESPFAPPDREESNLSIKFTQDLPPLEKSILELSFNEKKTLKEIAQILNISVERVNQHKKKALRRLKKHYS from the coding sequence ATGATTGACCTAACTCCCGATGAACTAATTGAACGCTATGACAATTTTGCCTACAGCATCGCTAAACTATATCGGAATAAAGGATTGGATTGGGAAGACCTGAAACAGGAATCGCTTTTGGGTTTGCTGAAAGCAGGTAAACATTTCCTTCCGGAAAAAGATGTTCAATTTACCACTTACGCCACTTATTGGATAAAAAAACAAATAATAGAAGCACTAAAAAAAACTTCCTCCCCAATAGAAGAGGACTTTAATGAGAATATTACAAAAGCGAATGGCACATCGGAAGCTGCAAATCTTAGCACAAAAGAAAGTCCGTTTGCTCCACCGGATAGGGAAGAAAGTAATCTAAGCATAAAATTTACGCAGGATCTGCCACCTTTGGAAAAATCCATTTTGGAATTGTCATTCAACGAAAAAAAGACCCTTAAAGAAATTGCCCAAATTTTAAATATCAGTGTGGAACGCGTTAATCAGCACAAGAAAAAAGCCCTCCGCCGCCTAAAAAAACATTACTCTTAA
- the phoU gene encoding phosphate signaling complex protein PhoU, with protein MLIERISELKQLLMAEAGLVEKMILLAMDGLANFGTAFKEEVNTFETRVNQIEIELDEKCFTLIALNQPEAKDLRQILMIYRINNDLERLGDQAVNIAESAAQLTGNPVLNSIPELFSMKEAALKMLKDALYAFTREDYELSRQVCDADNIVDEYNRNIYKHLVKLIRENPLPIDLYLHILRIAKNLERIGDLSTNIAENTIFLAQGKVIKHNIDKKSE; from the coding sequence ATGCTTATAGAAAGAATCTCGGAGCTGAAACAATTGCTGATGGCAGAAGCGGGATTGGTGGAAAAAATGATTCTTTTGGCTATGGATGGACTTGCTAATTTTGGAACCGCTTTCAAAGAAGAAGTAAATACTTTTGAAACAAGAGTAAATCAAATTGAAATTGAATTGGACGAGAAATGCTTTACATTGATTGCGTTAAATCAACCGGAAGCAAAAGACCTGCGTCAAATTCTGATGATTTATAGAATAAATAACGATTTGGAACGCCTGGGCGATCAGGCAGTTAATATTGCCGAAAGCGCTGCTCAACTTACAGGAAATCCTGTCTTAAATTCAATTCCGGAACTCTTTTCTATGAAAGAAGCAGCATTAAAAATGCTGAAAGATGCTCTTTATGCTTTTACCAGAGAGGACTATGAACTTTCACGCCAGGTTTGCGATGCCGATAATATCGTTGATGAGTATAATCGTAATATTTACAAGCATCTGGTAAAACTAATCAGGGAAAATCCATTACCAATAGACCTCTATCTCCATATTTTGCGCATAGCTAAAAATCTGGAAAGAATTGGCGACCTCTCTACCAATATAGCAGAAAATACTATTTTTCTCGCGCAAGGAAAGGTTATTAAGCATAACATAGACAAAAAATCTGAATAA
- the pstB gene encoding phosphate ABC transporter ATP-binding protein PstB — translation MVNNILSTENLNLWFGRNYVLKYVNLNVSDKNITAVIGPSGCGKSTLLRCFNRMNDLIPETHIEGKVKLLDDDIYTSKMDVTEIRSRIGMVFQKPNPFPKSIYKNVAYGLQIQGKYNKDEINERVEQALKAAWLWDEVKDRLHSPAMALSGGQQQRLCIARALANRPEVLLLDEPTSALDPQSTSKIEELCLELQKSVCILIVTHNIAQAGRISNYTAFMYLGELVEFGPTEKVFTVPQDKRTESYLTGIFG, via the coding sequence ATGGTAAATAACATTCTATCAACTGAAAATTTAAACTTATGGTTTGGCAGGAACTATGTGCTTAAATATGTTAACCTTAATGTATCAGACAAAAATATTACTGCTGTGATAGGACCTTCCGGCTGCGGGAAATCTACTTTGCTGCGCTGTTTTAACCGGATGAATGATCTTATCCCGGAAACCCATATTGAAGGAAAAGTAAAGCTCTTAGATGATGATATCTATACTTCTAAGATGGATGTAACGGAAATTCGCTCCAGAATTGGAATGGTTTTTCAAAAGCCCAATCCCTTTCCTAAAAGCATTTACAAAAATGTTGCCTATGGATTACAGATTCAAGGTAAATACAATAAAGACGAAATAAATGAGAGAGTTGAACAGGCATTGAAAGCTGCCTGGCTTTGGGATGAAGTTAAAGACCGTTTGCATAGTCCGGCTATGGCTCTTTCCGGAGGGCAGCAACAGCGTTTATGTATTGCCAGAGCTTTGGCAAATAGACCTGAAGTCCTTTTACTGGATGAACCGACTTCCGCTTTAGACCCTCAGTCAACCTCTAAAATTGAAGAACTGTGTTTGGAATTGCAAAAAAGTGTTTGCATTTTAATTGTAACTCATAATATTGCTCAAGCGGGTAGAATTTCCAATTATACTGCCTTTATGTATTTGGGAGAATTAGTGGAATTCGGACCCACGGAAAAAGTTTTTACTGTGCCGCAAGATAAAAGAACCGAATCCTATTTAACAGGTATTTTCGGGTAA